A genomic window from Sphingomonas oryzagri includes:
- a CDS encoding sensor histidine kinase yields the protein MSDDFRPSPEALLKQSAREGRGRLKIFLGAAPGVGKTYEMLLDGAEKLRAGIDVVIGVVETHGRADTQALVAPFEIVPRRIVEHRGHNLAEMDLDAILERRPQLALVDEFAHSNVEGSRHPKRWQDVQELLDAGIDVATTLNIQHVESLNDVVASFTRVRVRETVPDSVFEQAEIEVVDIPPDDLIDRLKDGKVYVPEEATRALQHFFSKPNLSALREMALRRAAMSVDRQMLEMLDAGAMPGAYAGGERVLVAVSEQPGCDTLIRVAKRLSDALKAPWTAVVIETARAETFGEEQRQRIADVLRLAASLGATIARMPAENVAQGLLDQIAASRATQLVLGKSRRSWWFELRHGSVVQRMIKEGPEGLALHVIPATRPAENRGRGLAPLVDGWGGPVPYVIAVLLVALTTVIDHFAQPLVGAGGLDLIYLLPVILTAQRFGLRPGLFASLVAGLAYNFFFLPPLHTFTIADPQSLLTMLVLIGIAALVSNLAGRLRLRANLSARSASENAQIAAFGQSLARASTWDETASAVCLEVGNLMDCDTMLIAEREGSLRIVAAQPEAAPLGPVDQAAADWCWSRGEPAGRGTATLAAADWQFHPLKTALGTLAVLGLARADGTEPVRADRAVLLSTLTNQAALAHERLKMEGEMHELSLLKERDRLRAALLSSIGHDLRTPLTSVAGAVEALAAETPKSPEVALARREVQRLKRFLDNLIDMVRIDAGALQLEPEPIDLTDAASAAVHDLKETLAKNRIDLAIPATLPLVRADPRLLHHILINLLANAAQHGAPDGPIAIEARRTAGAVLLEVRDRGPGIQPGDEEAIFETFARGKGSDRSGDSGLGLAIVKGFADALGIAVGAATDPDGGAVFTLTISEDKLVAA from the coding sequence ATGAGCGATGATTTCCGCCCCTCCCCCGAGGCGTTGCTGAAGCAATCCGCGCGTGAGGGGCGCGGGCGTCTGAAGATTTTTCTCGGCGCCGCGCCGGGGGTCGGCAAGACCTACGAGATGCTGCTCGATGGCGCGGAGAAATTGCGCGCCGGGATCGATGTGGTGATCGGCGTGGTCGAAACGCACGGACGCGCCGACACGCAAGCGCTGGTCGCACCGTTCGAGATCGTACCGCGCCGCATCGTCGAACATCGCGGCCACAATCTCGCCGAGATGGATCTGGACGCGATCCTCGAACGCCGGCCGCAACTGGCGCTGGTCGACGAGTTCGCCCATTCCAACGTCGAGGGCAGCCGCCATCCCAAGCGCTGGCAGGACGTGCAGGAACTGCTCGACGCCGGCATCGACGTCGCGACCACGCTCAACATCCAGCATGTCGAAAGCCTCAACGACGTCGTCGCCAGCTTCACCCGTGTCCGCGTGCGCGAGACGGTGCCCGACAGCGTGTTCGAGCAGGCCGAGATCGAGGTCGTCGATATTCCGCCCGACGACCTGATCGATCGGCTGAAGGACGGCAAGGTCTACGTGCCGGAAGAGGCGACGCGCGCCCTCCAGCATTTCTTCTCCAAGCCCAACCTGTCGGCGCTGCGCGAGATGGCGCTGCGCCGCGCGGCGATGAGCGTCGATCGGCAGATGCTGGAGATGCTAGACGCGGGCGCCATGCCCGGCGCCTATGCCGGCGGCGAGCGCGTGCTGGTCGCGGTATCGGAGCAACCCGGCTGCGACACGCTGATCCGCGTCGCCAAGCGGCTGTCCGATGCGCTGAAGGCGCCGTGGACGGCGGTGGTGATCGAGACGGCGCGGGCCGAGACGTTCGGCGAGGAGCAGCGCCAGCGTATCGCCGACGTACTGCGCCTCGCCGCCAGCCTGGGCGCGACGATCGCGCGGATGCCGGCCGAGAACGTCGCGCAGGGGCTGCTCGACCAGATCGCCGCCAGCCGCGCGACCCAGCTCGTCCTCGGCAAGTCGCGGCGCAGCTGGTGGTTCGAGCTGCGCCACGGATCGGTCGTCCAGCGAATGATCAAGGAGGGACCGGAGGGTCTCGCGCTGCACGTCATTCCTGCGACCCGCCCGGCGGAAAATCGCGGGCGCGGCCTCGCCCCGCTCGTCGATGGCTGGGGCGGTCCCGTCCCCTACGTGATCGCGGTGCTGCTGGTGGCGCTGACCACCGTGATCGATCATTTTGCCCAGCCGCTCGTGGGCGCGGGCGGACTCGACCTCATCTACCTGCTGCCCGTCATCCTCACGGCGCAGCGCTTCGGGCTGAGGCCCGGCCTGTTCGCCAGCCTCGTCGCCGGCCTTGCCTATAACTTCTTCTTCCTGCCGCCGCTCCACACCTTCACCATCGCCGATCCGCAGAGCCTGCTGACGATGCTGGTGCTGATCGGCATCGCGGCGCTGGTGAGCAATCTTGCCGGACGGCTGCGATTGCGCGCCAACCTGTCGGCACGGAGCGCATCGGAGAACGCGCAGATCGCCGCCTTCGGCCAGTCGCTCGCCCGCGCCTCGACCTGGGACGAGACCGCCAGCGCGGTCTGCCTCGAGGTCGGCAACCTGATGGATTGCGACACGATGCTGATCGCCGAGCGCGAGGGCAGCTTGCGCATCGTCGCTGCCCAGCCCGAGGCGGCGCCGCTCGGCCCGGTCGATCAGGCGGCGGCGGACTGGTGCTGGTCGCGGGGCGAGCCGGCCGGGCGCGGCACCGCGACGCTGGCAGCGGCGGACTGGCAGTTCCATCCGCTCAAGACGGCGCTCGGCACCCTGGCGGTACTCGGCCTTGCGCGCGCCGACGGCACCGAGCCGGTGCGCGCCGATCGTGCGGTCCTGCTCTCGACGCTCACCAATCAGGCGGCGCTGGCGCATGAACGGCTGAAGATGGAAGGCGAGATGCACGAACTCTCGCTGCTCAAGGAGCGGGACCGGCTTCGTGCGGCCCTGCTCTCCTCGATCGGGCACGATCTGCGCACCCCGCTCACCTCGGTGGCCGGTGCGGTCGAGGCACTGGCGGCCGAGACACCGAAATCGCCCGAGGTCGCGCTCGCCCGGCGCGAGGTGCAGCGGCTCAAGCGCTTCCTCGACAATCTGATCGACATGGTGCGGATCGATGCCGGGGCGCTCCAGCTGGAGCCGGAACCGATCGACCTGACCGACGCGGCCAGCGCGGCGGTACACGATCTCAAGGAAACGCTGGCGAAGAACCGCATCGACCTGGCGATCCCGGCGACGCTGCCGCTGGTCCGCGCCGATCCGCGCCTGCTCCACCACATCCTGATCAACCTGCTCGCCAATGCCGCCCAGCACGGCGCGCCCGACGGTCCCATCGCGATCGAGGCGCGCCGGACGGCGGGCGCCGTGCTGCTGGAGGTGCGCGATCGCGGCCCCGGCATCCAGCCGGGCGACGAGGAGGCGATCTTCGAGACCTTCGCGCGCGGCAAGGGCAGCGACCGCAGCGGGGACAGCGGCCTCGGCCTCGCCATCGTGAAAGGATTCGCGGACGCATTGGGCATCGCGGTGGGCGCCGCGACCGATCCCGACGGCGGGGCCGTGTTCACATTGACGATAAGCGAGGACAAACTGGTCGCGGCCTGA
- a CDS encoding response regulator — MSIPAKILVIEDDPAIRRLLRVTLERAGHAVAEAGTAREGLSLLGIEKPQVVLLDLGLPDRDGLELVQLIKGQLQATVIVVSAREETAEKVAALDLGADDYLTKPFDTEELLARVRAGLRHRLDARGAEHRVEAGEVVIDLDKRRVTRGGEEVHLAPKEYGVLALLAQRPDRVLSHAQILREVWGPAQADRVEYLRIVVRALRQKLEADPARPVLIVNELGVGYRLRPE, encoded by the coding sequence ATGTCGATTCCCGCCAAGATCCTGGTGATCGAGGATGATCCCGCGATCCGTCGCCTGCTGCGCGTCACGCTGGAACGCGCCGGCCATGCCGTCGCCGAGGCGGGAACCGCGCGAGAAGGGCTGTCGCTGCTGGGCATCGAGAAGCCGCAGGTGGTGCTGCTCGATCTCGGCCTGCCCGATCGCGACGGGTTGGAGCTTGTGCAGCTCATCAAGGGGCAGCTGCAGGCGACGGTGATTGTCGTCTCGGCGCGCGAGGAGACCGCGGAGAAGGTCGCGGCGCTGGATCTCGGTGCCGACGACTATCTCACCAAGCCGTTCGACACCGAGGAATTGCTCGCCCGCGTCCGCGCCGGGCTGCGCCACCGCCTCGACGCGCGCGGTGCCGAGCATCGCGTCGAGGCGGGCGAGGTGGTGATCGACCTCGACAAGCGCCGCGTGACGCGCGGAGGCGAGGAGGTGCATCTCGCGCCCAAGGAATATGGTGTGCTGGCACTGCTCGCCCAGCGGCCCGACCGGGTGCTGAGCCACGCGCAGATCCTGCGCGAGGTGTGGGGGCCGGCGCAGGCCGATCGCGTCGAATATCTCCGCATCGTCGTCCGCGCGCTCCGCCAGAAGCTGGAGGCGGACCCGGCGCGGCCGGTGCTGATCGTCAACGAACTGGGCGTGGGATATCGGCTGCGGCCGGAATAG
- a CDS encoding response regulator, giving the protein MAVLPDRTVATLAHLLVVDDDAGIRVLLAERLGAYGYRVTTAASVAEMDRVLARDTIDLILLDVMMPGEDGLSACRRLVQQGGPPVIILSALGDEQDRIVGLEIGADHYLSKPCSPREILAHVRALLRRSAAAETSSDDRRGFVFDGWRMDLDSHELLDPEGVLVHLSDGEFAVLRAFVEHPRRVLTREALLHAARGPDSDAFDRAIDVQVSRLRRKLRAGESDLIRTVRNEGYLFVPKVTPT; this is encoded by the coding sequence ATGGCTGTGCTCCCCGACCGAACCGTCGCCACGCTCGCCCATCTACTGGTGGTGGACGACGATGCCGGCATCCGCGTGCTGCTCGCCGAACGGCTCGGTGCCTACGGTTACCGGGTAACCACGGCGGCCAGCGTCGCCGAGATGGACCGGGTGCTCGCCCGCGACACGATCGACCTGATCCTGCTCGACGTGATGATGCCGGGTGAGGACGGGCTGTCGGCGTGTCGCCGTCTGGTGCAGCAGGGCGGCCCGCCGGTGATCATCCTGTCCGCGCTGGGCGACGAGCAGGATCGCATCGTCGGGCTGGAGATCGGCGCCGATCATTATCTGTCCAAGCCGTGCAGCCCGCGCGAGATCCTGGCCCACGTCCGCGCACTGCTCCGCCGCAGTGCGGCGGCCGAGACGTCTTCGGACGATCGGCGCGGCTTTGTCTTCGATGGCTGGCGGATGGACCTCGATTCGCACGAACTGCTCGATCCCGAGGGCGTGCTCGTCCACCTGTCCGACGGCGAGTTCGCGGTGCTGCGCGCCTTCGTCGAGCATCCGCGCCGGGTGCTGACCCGCGAGGCGCTGCTCCACGCCGCGCGCGGGCCGGATTCGGATGCCTTCGATCGCGCCATCGACGTGCAGGTCAGTCGGCTCCGTCGCAAGCTGCGCGCCGGCGAGAGCGACCTGATCCGCACCGTGCGCAACGAGGGCTATCTGTTTGTCCCGAAAGTCACGCCGACGTGA
- a CDS encoding sensor histidine kinase, translating into MLGRAWGRPPLFLRIFGVMLAALIAAQLLDFALLVSVPPPTPRLYPIAEVAELLHGDAPHDTATYRVTETTKTPDDDDDPRTRRQRAQLAQRLGAGQADVRLDFDRPPLFLGGPMRRPQHWKDEQRDQLLFGHFVASFHLPDGRWRVVRPASHGIEPWHWRMLLWLFGLLVAVAPFAWWVARRVAQPIGLFADAAGRLGRDPRADPMPVEGPAEVAAAASAFNEMQARIRRYVDDRVTMAAAMAHDLRTPLMRLSLRVEKAGPELRPAMEADIAEMREMIGAALAFVRDIGRPPRRQKLSLRALVESVADEMADIGADVMVELGDDIVIEADVAGLKSLLANLIGNAVAYAGQARVRIARPAGHALIEVADDGPGLPDDMLERVFEPFFRAEPSRNRETGGSGLGLASARAVARAHGGDITLINRAEGGLLARVLLPL; encoded by the coding sequence ATGCTCGGCCGGGCATGGGGGCGCCCGCCATTGTTCCTGCGGATCTTCGGGGTGATGCTGGCGGCGCTGATCGCGGCGCAGCTGCTCGATTTCGCACTGCTCGTGTCCGTCCCGCCGCCGACGCCGCGCCTCTATCCGATCGCGGAGGTGGCGGAACTGCTCCATGGCGATGCCCCGCACGACACCGCCACTTACCGCGTCACCGAGACCACCAAGACGCCGGACGACGATGACGATCCGCGCACCCGCCGCCAGCGCGCGCAGCTGGCCCAGCGGCTCGGCGCGGGGCAGGCGGACGTGCGGCTCGATTTCGATCGGCCTCCGCTGTTCCTCGGTGGCCCTATGCGTCGCCCCCAGCATTGGAAGGACGAGCAGCGCGACCAGCTGCTGTTCGGCCATTTCGTCGCCTCGTTCCATCTGCCCGACGGGCGCTGGCGGGTGGTGCGCCCGGCCAGCCACGGGATCGAGCCGTGGCATTGGCGGATGCTGCTCTGGCTGTTCGGGCTGCTCGTCGCGGTGGCGCCCTTCGCCTGGTGGGTGGCGCGGCGTGTCGCCCAGCCGATCGGCCTGTTCGCGGATGCCGCCGGACGGCTCGGCCGCGATCCGCGCGCGGACCCGATGCCGGTCGAAGGGCCGGCCGAGGTCGCGGCCGCGGCCTCCGCCTTCAACGAGATGCAGGCGCGCATCCGCCGCTACGTCGACGATCGCGTGACGATGGCGGCGGCGATGGCGCACGATCTGCGCACGCCGCTGATGCGCCTGTCGCTGCGGGTCGAGAAAGCGGGGCCGGAACTGCGCCCGGCGATGGAGGCCGACATCGCGGAGATGCGCGAGATGATCGGCGCGGCGCTCGCCTTCGTGCGCGACATAGGCCGCCCGCCGCGTCGCCAGAAGCTCAGCCTGCGCGCGCTGGTCGAAAGCGTTGCCGACGAGATGGCGGATATCGGCGCCGACGTGATGGTGGAACTGGGCGACGATATCGTCATCGAGGCGGACGTCGCGGGCCTGAAGTCGCTGCTCGCCAACCTGATCGGCAACGCCGTCGCCTATGCGGGCCAGGCGCGAGTCCGCATCGCGCGGCCTGCCGGTCATGCGCTGATCGAAGTGGCGGACGACGGACCGGGCCTGCCCGACGACATGCTGGAGCGCGTGTTCGAGCCGTTCTTCCGCGCCGAACCATCCCGCAACCGGGAGACCGGCGGCAGCGGCCTCGGCCTCGCGAGTGCGCGGGCGGTGGCGCGCGCGCACGGCGGCGACATCACGCTCATCAATCGCGCCGAAGGCGGTCTGCTGGCACGGGTGCTGCTGCCGCTTTGA
- the mmsB gene encoding 3-hydroxyisobutyrate dehydrogenase, with product MAKIGFIGLGNMGGGMALNLAKAGHEVVAFDLAEAALARAKEGGCSTATSAVEAAKGVEAVITMLPAGKHVAGVYEELFGVIAPGTLLIDCSTIDVATARSNAEKATALGFEAVDAPVSGGIAAANGGTLTFMVGGTDSAFAKAEPILAKMGKAVIHAGASGAGQSAKICNNLILASQMVGTCEGLALAVRLGLDPQTFFDIASKATGQSWSLNSYCPLPGVGPESPADRGYEGGFAAGLMLKDLKLALGAAHSVDAATPMGAAAESLYQAFANSGGATKDFSAIIGFLDGKLPS from the coding sequence ATGGCGAAGATCGGTTTCATCGGGCTCGGCAACATGGGCGGCGGCATGGCGCTCAATCTCGCCAAGGCGGGGCATGAGGTCGTCGCTTTCGACCTGGCCGAAGCCGCACTGGCCCGCGCGAAGGAAGGCGGATGCAGCACTGCCACCTCCGCTGTCGAGGCCGCAAAGGGCGTCGAGGCGGTCATCACCATGCTGCCCGCCGGCAAGCATGTCGCGGGCGTCTACGAAGAACTGTTCGGCGTCATCGCGCCCGGCACCTTGCTGATCGACTGCTCGACCATCGACGTCGCCACCGCGCGCAGCAACGCCGAGAAGGCCACGGCGCTCGGCTTCGAGGCGGTCGACGCGCCGGTTTCGGGCGGCATCGCAGCGGCGAACGGCGGCACGCTTACCTTCATGGTCGGCGGCACGGACAGCGCCTTCGCCAAGGCAGAGCCGATCCTCGCCAAGATGGGCAAGGCGGTGATCCATGCCGGCGCGAGCGGCGCCGGCCAGTCGGCCAAGATCTGCAACAACCTGATCCTCGCCAGCCAGATGGTCGGCACCTGCGAGGGGCTGGCGCTGGCGGTGCGGCTCGGCCTCGATCCGCAGACCTTCTTCGACATCGCGTCGAAGGCCACCGGCCAGAGCTGGTCGCTCAACTCCTACTGCCCGTTGCCCGGCGTCGGCCCGGAAAGCCCGGCCGATCGCGGCTACGAAGGCGGATTCGCGGCGGGCCTCATGCTCAAGGACCTCAAGCTCGCGCTGGGCGCCGCGCACAGCGTCGATGCGGCAACGCCGATGGGCGCGGCGGCGGAATCGCTCTACCAGGCCTTCGCCAATTCGGGCGGCGCCACCAAGGACTTCTCGGCGATCATCGGCTTCCTCGACGGCAAGCTGCCAAGCTGA
- a CDS encoding enoyl-CoA hydratase-related protein — MSDTYETLLVEKHGAVTLVRINRPQALNALNSQVLADMVAVARAYDADPEQRCMVVTGSEKAFAAGADIKQMESMGFAHAYATNFFGGWEDFTRTRKPVIAAVAGFALGGGCELAMMCDFIIAADTAKFGQPEIKLGVAPGMGGSQRLTRAIGKAKSMEMCLTGRMMGAEEAERANLVARVVPADQLIEEALKTAQAIAAMPPLAAIANKEMVNAAFETTLQQGILFERRLFAGLCATEDKMEGMSAFVAKRQGEWKGK, encoded by the coding sequence ATGAGCGATACCTACGAGACGCTGCTGGTCGAGAAGCACGGCGCCGTCACCCTCGTCCGCATCAACCGCCCGCAGGCGCTGAACGCGCTCAATTCACAGGTGCTGGCCGACATGGTGGCGGTGGCGCGCGCCTACGATGCCGACCCGGAACAGCGTTGCATGGTCGTCACCGGCAGCGAGAAGGCGTTTGCGGCGGGTGCCGACATCAAGCAGATGGAATCGATGGGCTTCGCCCACGCCTACGCCACCAACTTCTTCGGTGGCTGGGAGGATTTCACCCGCACGCGCAAACCCGTGATCGCGGCGGTCGCGGGCTTCGCGCTCGGCGGCGGCTGCGAGCTGGCGATGATGTGCGACTTCATCATCGCCGCCGACACCGCCAAGTTCGGCCAGCCCGAGATCAAGCTGGGCGTAGCCCCCGGCATGGGCGGATCGCAGCGGCTGACCAGGGCGATCGGCAAGGCCAAGTCGATGGAGATGTGCCTCACCGGCCGGATGATGGGCGCCGAGGAAGCCGAGCGCGCCAATCTCGTCGCGCGCGTCGTCCCCGCCGATCAACTGATCGAGGAGGCGCTGAAGACCGCGCAGGCGATCGCGGCGATGCCGCCGCTGGCCGCCATCGCCAACAAGGAAATGGTCAACGCCGCGTTCGAGACGACGTTGCAGCAGGGCATCCTGTTCGAGCGCCGCCTGTTCGCCGGCCTGTGTGCCACCGAGGACAAGATGGAAGGCATGAGCGCCTTCGTCGCCAAGCGGCAGGGGGAATGGAAGGGCAAGTGA
- a CDS encoding acyl-CoA dehydrogenase family protein, protein MTGQFDLTDDQREIQELARRFTADAITPHAAEWDEHHIFPRDTVKAAAELGFGAIYVSEESGGIGLGRLESALIMEAMAYGCPSTSAFISIHNMAAWMIDTFGSEAVKAKYLPSLVTCDTIASYCLTEPGSGSDAAALKTRAVKDGDHYVVTGSKAFISGGGENEIYVVMVRTGQDGPKGISCLVIEKDMPGVSFGANEKKLGWRSQPTAQVNFDGVRVPVENLVGNEGDGFKIAMSGLDGGRLNIGACSLGGAQRALDEALKYTSERRQFGTRIVDFQNTQFGLADMATELEAARALLYMAAAKVTAGSHDKTRFAAMAKRLATDTGSAVVDRALQMHGGYGYLQDYPIEKLWRDLRVHRILEGTNEVMKMIVAREMMKQ, encoded by the coding sequence ATGACGGGACAATTCGACCTCACCGACGACCAGCGCGAGATCCAGGAACTCGCCCGTCGTTTCACCGCAGACGCCATCACGCCCCACGCGGCGGAGTGGGACGAGCATCACATCTTCCCGCGCGACACGGTGAAGGCGGCGGCCGAGCTCGGCTTCGGCGCGATCTACGTCAGCGAGGAGTCCGGCGGAATCGGCCTCGGGCGGCTCGAATCGGCGCTGATCATGGAGGCGATGGCCTATGGCTGCCCCTCCACCAGCGCCTTCATCTCCATCCACAACATGGCCGCGTGGATGATCGACACGTTCGGCAGCGAGGCCGTGAAGGCGAAGTACCTGCCGAGCCTCGTCACCTGCGACACGATCGCCTCCTATTGCCTGACCGAGCCGGGTTCCGGCTCCGACGCCGCCGCGCTCAAGACCAGGGCGGTGAAGGACGGCGACCATTATGTCGTCACCGGCTCCAAGGCGTTCATCTCGGGCGGCGGCGAGAACGAGATCTACGTCGTCATGGTCCGCACCGGGCAGGACGGCCCCAAGGGCATCTCCTGCCTCGTGATCGAGAAGGATATGCCGGGCGTCTCCTTCGGCGCCAACGAGAAGAAGCTCGGCTGGCGCTCGCAGCCGACCGCGCAGGTCAATTTCGACGGCGTGCGCGTGCCGGTGGAGAACCTCGTCGGCAATGAGGGCGATGGCTTCAAGATCGCGATGTCCGGCCTCGACGGCGGGCGGCTCAACATCGGCGCCTGCTCGCTGGGCGGCGCGCAGCGCGCGCTCGACGAGGCGCTGAAATACACGTCCGAGCGCCGCCAGTTCGGCACGCGGATCGTCGATTTCCAGAACACCCAGTTCGGCCTCGCCGACATGGCGACCGAGCTGGAGGCGGCGCGCGCGCTCCTCTACATGGCGGCCGCCAAGGTGACGGCGGGCAGCCACGACAAGACCAGGTTCGCCGCCATGGCCAAGCGCCTCGCCACCGATACCGGATCGGCGGTGGTCGATCGTGCGCTCCAGATGCACGGCGGCTACGGCTATCTGCAGGATTATCCGATCGAGAAACTGTGGCGGGACCTGCGCGTCCACCGCATCCTCGAAGGCACCAACGAGGTCATGAAGATGATCGTCGCACGGGAGATGATGAAGCAATGA
- a CDS encoding GIY-YIG nuclease family protein, protein MPKQPAVYILANDRNGTLYIGVTSDLMARLYQHRAKEIEGFTSRYEVSRLVWFEMHETMESAILREKQLKNWRRIWKIELIEADNPLWRDLAEDLGFDPLASPTPSSSS, encoded by the coding sequence ATGCCGAAGCAGCCCGCCGTCTATATCCTCGCCAACGACCGGAATGGCACCCTCTATATCGGCGTCACATCCGATCTGATGGCGCGCCTCTATCAGCACCGCGCCAAGGAGATCGAAGGCTTCACCAGCCGATACGAAGTCTCCCGCCTCGTCTGGTTCGAGATGCACGAGACGATGGAGAGCGCAATCCTGCGGGAAAAGCAGCTCAAGAATTGGCGCCGCATCTGGAAGATCGAGCTTATCGAGGCAGACAACCCGCTGTGGCGCGATCTCGCCGAAGATCTCGGTTTCGATCCTCTTGCGTCACCTACCCCTTCTTCGTCATCCTGA
- a CDS encoding CoA-acylating methylmalonate-semialdehyde dehydrogenase, which translates to MHDVGHMIAGATETEAARYGDIFDPNSGKVQKRVALGTQADLEKAIAAAQAAQPAWAAVNPQRRARVMFKFKELVERDMDKLAHVLSSEHGKVIADAKGDIQRGLEVIEFCCGIPHVLKGEFTQGAGPGIDVWSFRQPLGIGAGITPFNFPAMIPLWMSGVAIATGNAFILKPSERDPSVPNMLCELFREAGLPEGILQVVHGDKEMVDAILDHPAISAVSFVGSSDIAHYVYSRGVAAGKRVQAMGGAKNHGIVMPDADLDQVVNDLAGAAFGSAGERCMALPVVVPVGEDTAERLKAKLIPAIEALRVGVSTDPDAHYGPVVTAAHKAKIENYIQMGIDEGAELVIDGRGFKLQGHEEGFFVGPTLFDRVTTDMRTYQEEIFGPVLQIVRAKDFEEAVALPSKHQYGNGVAIFTRNGHAAREFAARVNVGMVGINVPIPVPVAYHTFGGWKRSAFGDTNQHGMEGVKFWTKVKTVTGRWPDGSAQGDSSFVIPTMG; encoded by the coding sequence ATGCACGACGTCGGCCACATGATCGCAGGTGCCACCGAGACGGAAGCCGCCCGCTACGGCGACATCTTCGATCCCAACAGCGGCAAGGTGCAGAAGCGCGTCGCGCTCGGCACGCAGGCCGATCTGGAGAAGGCGATCGCCGCCGCGCAGGCCGCGCAGCCCGCCTGGGCCGCGGTGAACCCGCAGCGCCGCGCCCGCGTGATGTTCAAGTTCAAGGAACTGGTCGAGCGCGACATGGACAAGCTCGCCCATGTCCTCTCCTCCGAACATGGCAAGGTGATCGCCGACGCCAAGGGCGACATCCAGCGCGGCCTGGAGGTGATCGAATTCTGCTGCGGCATCCCGCACGTGCTGAAGGGCGAGTTCACGCAAGGGGCCGGCCCCGGCATCGACGTGTGGAGCTTCCGCCAGCCGCTCGGCATCGGCGCGGGCATCACCCCGTTCAACTTCCCGGCGATGATCCCGCTGTGGATGTCCGGCGTCGCGATCGCCACCGGCAACGCCTTCATCCTGAAGCCGTCCGAGCGCGACCCGTCGGTGCCCAACATGCTGTGCGAGCTGTTCCGCGAGGCGGGGCTTCCCGAGGGCATCCTGCAGGTCGTCCATGGCGACAAGGAGATGGTCGACGCGATCCTCGATCATCCGGCGATCTCGGCCGTCAGCTTCGTCGGCTCGTCCGACATCGCGCACTACGTCTATTCGCGTGGCGTCGCGGCCGGCAAGCGCGTGCAGGCGATGGGCGGCGCCAAGAATCACGGCATCGTCATGCCCGACGCCGATCTCGATCAGGTGGTGAACGATCTCGCCGGTGCCGCCTTCGGTTCGGCGGGCGAGCGCTGCATGGCGCTGCCGGTGGTGGTGCCGGTGGGCGAGGACACCGCCGAGCGGCTCAAGGCCAAGCTGATACCGGCGATCGAGGCGCTGCGCGTCGGCGTCTCGACCGATCCGGATGCGCATTACGGACCCGTGGTCACCGCCGCGCACAAGGCGAAGATCGAGAACTACATCCAGATGGGCATCGACGAGGGCGCCGAGCTGGTCATCGACGGGCGCGGCTTCAAGCTGCAGGGCCATGAGGAGGGCTTCTTCGTCGGCCCGACCCTGTTCGATCGCGTGACGACCGACATGCGCACCTATCAGGAAGAAATCTTCGGCCCGGTCCTCCAGATCGTCCGCGCCAAGGATTTCGAGGAGGCGGTGGCCCTTCCCTCCAAGCACCAGTACGGCAACGGCGTCGCGATCTTCACGCGCAACGGCCACGCCGCCCGCGAGTTCGCCGCGCGCGTCAATGTCGGCATGGTCGGTATCAACGTGCCGATCCCGGTGCCGGTCGCCTACCACACGTTCGGCGGCTGGAAGCGCTCGGCGTTCGGCGACACCAACCAGCACGGCATGGAAGGCGTGAAGTTCTGGACCAAGGTCAAGACCGTCACCGGCCGCTGGCCCGACGGCTCCGCCCAGGGCGACAGCAGCTTCGTCATCCCCACGATGGGGTGA